The following DNA comes from Enterocloster bolteae.
TCCAGTCTGGCAATCAGGTTTCCGGCAGCATCCATCTCAGGTTCTATTCCCAGCTTCCGGAAATAGTCCATGAAGATCTCCCGTCCCTTCCTGTCCTCCGGCGAATATGCCATGCGGGTGAATGTTCCGTCTTCCTGGGCTCCGCATTGGTACAGCTCTTCCAGCCGTCCGAGAACCCTGTCTAAATTGATATCCATTTAACCCCTCCTCGCTTCTATTCGTTGTCAATCTTGCACACACCGTTTATTTCTTTCCTGAACTTCTTATCTATATTGCACATTATAGATAATATTTTAACAGATTGCATCGGAGCAAACTGATAAAAATGGAGAGATAATTTATCTAGTCTGGATAAACTATCTCTCTATGGTATATTATAGGCTGAATTCTCACAGCCACAAACCCCTGCTGCTATATAAAATCCTTGTTGTAATTCTCTATCATCTTATACACTACCAGCCCAATCCGCACCGCCAGCACCTCGTTGGCATTGTCAAAATCAATCCCGGTCAGCTTCTCTATTTTTTCAATGCGGTAAACCGCTGTCTTATAGTGAACATAAAGATCCTGGGCCGTCTTGGAAAGGTTCAGATTCCGGTCCAGATACGCCCTCAGGGTCGTAATCAGATCATCCCTCTGGGGTTTCTTATAGTTATAAAGCTTCTGAAGCCCTTCCGGCACATACTCCAACAGCATGGAAGGGTCGCTTAACTGGCACAGCAGCTTAAATATGCCCAGGTCCGCAAACAGCATAACCTGGGGGCCTCCGTCCTCCGGCGTCTCTCCCGCCACATCCACGAACATGAACGCCTCGTTGGCTTCTTTAAAGCTCTCCGGAAGATTGATGATGCCGTCCACCACTCTGCCTGCTCCCGCTTTGATTTTAAGATACTTGTTATATCTGGCCACGTCCGCCTGAACCTGTTCCGCTATCTTTTTGATGCTTTTGCGGTATTCCTCCTGGGTCTGTTCCCTTTCCACCTCCTGTATCACCACGATTTTATCGAGATCGTTATGTATTTTGGCTTTGGATATACGGCTTCGGATTAAATCGCTTAAGACATCAATATCTTTTACCTTTGCCTTAAAGTCTCCCCTGGCCATGCTTTCATTTGTCATGCCGAATACAATCACACGGTAGCTGCCGTTGATGTCGACCCCCAGCAGGCTGGTATTCTTCTGGAGTTCTCCCATGGAATGGATTTTTCCATTGAGAATATTGTGTATAATATCATTCTGGAACTTCTTCTCCAGCTCCGTAACCGCGTACTGTCTGGAAAACTCAAAGCGCAGGGCCGTAATGGCGCTCTCTGCAGCTATGCAGTCCATGGTCCCAAAGGGCTGGTTTAACTCTGTCACCACCAGGTATATCTTCTCCCGGAAACTCATCTTCACCTGGATCAGGCACTGGGGGACCTCTCCCTTCTGCCTCATATAGGTGTAATTGGAATAAGTGCCCGGATCAAACGGCACCGCGTCCCTGCTGACGGCGAACTCCCTTGGCGCCTGGTCCGTAGCCGCCAGGCAGGTCAGGTTCTGGTTGTATACGGCTACCGGGTTGCGGATCAGCTTGGAGAGCACATCCAGTATCTCATCCACACCTTTTCCTGTGGAATCAGGAGCTATGGCAAGGGCTGCGAAATTGTCGTGGGTTGTCTTAAAATACTTAAGCCTGGTAACCTCCTCGTTAAAAAGCCGTTCCATGATCAGACTCATGACATCCCGGAAGGAAACCTCGAACGGCACCTCCAGAACCGGAATGTTATGTTCCTGGGCAAACGCGAACAGCAGTTCAATCTTGGTGTCCGCATTCTCCACCTTCCTGCCCCGCTTTAACACAAGGGCACTGACACTCTTTCTGCTCAGCTCGTTAATATACGTGCGGAATTCATCTACCGTACAGGATCTGAAAGCGTACAGACCTGTCAGAAGTACCTCCCCGCCGTCAATAAACTTTACGATGTCCGGCGCCTCAATGATTGTCACACCCTTAATTTCCTTGTCCAGTCCCCTGTCGCCTGCAAGTACCTTGATATCCTTCATTTCCTCTGCCAAAAGAAGTTCTCTTACTGTTAATCCCATCTTTTTCCTCACCGCCATCATTTGTCCTGCCAACACTACCTCCTAATTATAGCACAAACAGACACAGACGTATAATAAAATA
Coding sequences within:
- a CDS encoding PucR family transcriptional regulator, with the translated sequence MAVRKKMGLTVRELLLAEEMKDIKVLAGDRGLDKEIKGVTIIEAPDIVKFIDGGEVLLTGLYAFRSCTVDEFRTYINELSRKSVSALVLKRGRKVENADTKIELLFAFAQEHNIPVLEVPFEVSFRDVMSLIMERLFNEEVTRLKYFKTTHDNFAALAIAPDSTGKGVDEILDVLSKLIRNPVAVYNQNLTCLAATDQAPREFAVSRDAVPFDPGTYSNYTYMRQKGEVPQCLIQVKMSFREKIYLVVTELNQPFGTMDCIAAESAITALRFEFSRQYAVTELEKKFQNDIIHNILNGKIHSMGELQKNTSLLGVDINGSYRVIVFGMTNESMARGDFKAKVKDIDVLSDLIRSRISKAKIHNDLDKIVVIQEVEREQTQEEYRKSIKKIAEQVQADVARYNKYLKIKAGAGRVVDGIINLPESFKEANEAFMFVDVAGETPEDGGPQVMLFADLGIFKLLCQLSDPSMLLEYVPEGLQKLYNYKKPQRDDLITTLRAYLDRNLNLSKTAQDLYVHYKTAVYRIEKIEKLTGIDFDNANEVLAVRIGLVVYKMIENYNKDFI